A window of Chitinophaga sp. MM2321 contains these coding sequences:
- the dnaK gene encoding molecular chaperone DnaK produces MGKIIGIDLGTTNSCVAVMEGNEPVVIANDEGRRTTPSVVAFLKNGERKVGDPAKRQAITNPVNTIMSVKRFMGRHFDEVSSEIDHVSYKVVRGDNNTTRVDIDGRYYTPQEISAMTLQKMKKTAEDYLGQEVTEAVITVPAYFNDAQRQATKEAGEIAGLTVRRIINEPTAAALAYGMDKKHHDSKIAVFDLGGGTFDISILELGDGVFEVKSTNGDTHLGGDDFDKVIMDWLADEFKKDEAVDLHKDPMSWQRLKEASEKAKIELSSSSETEINLPYITAVDGVPKHLVKKLTRAKFEQLSDSLVERTLEPCRKALKDAGMNTSEIDEIILVGGSTRIPKIQEVVEKFFGKKPNRGVNPDEVVALGAAIQGGVLTGEVKDVLLLDVTPLSLGIETMGGVMTKLIESNTTIPTKKSETFSTAADSQPSVEIHVLQGERPMAAQNRTLGRFILGDIPPAPRGVPQIEVIFDIDANGILHVTAKDKGTGKTQNIKIEAGSGLSKEEIEKMKAEAKANESSDKEQREQIEKLNKADSLIFQTEKQIKEYGEKLPADKKATIETALNKLREAHKSQDSAQLDTATAELEAAWTAASEELYKATQGQPEGAQANAGQQQGQPGAANDGVTDAEFEEVK; encoded by the coding sequence ATGGGAAAAATAATAGGCATTGACTTAGGAACTACCAATTCATGCGTTGCCGTTATGGAAGGTAACGAACCGGTGGTGATTGCCAATGATGAGGGAAGAAGAACAACCCCATCTGTAGTGGCATTTTTGAAAAACGGAGAAAGGAAAGTAGGTGACCCTGCAAAGCGTCAGGCTATAACCAACCCCGTTAATACCATTATGTCAGTGAAGCGTTTTATGGGCCGTCATTTTGACGAAGTGTCCAGTGAAATCGATCACGTGTCCTACAAAGTGGTGCGCGGTGACAACAACACCACGCGTGTAGATATTGACGGCAGATACTATACGCCGCAGGAAATTTCTGCGATGACCCTGCAGAAAATGAAGAAAACGGCTGAAGATTACTTAGGCCAGGAAGTGACGGAAGCGGTGATCACCGTACCGGCTTACTTTAACGATGCACAACGTCAGGCTACCAAAGAAGCAGGTGAAATCGCCGGCTTAACCGTACGCCGTATTATAAATGAGCCTACTGCTGCGGCACTGGCTTATGGTATGGATAAAAAGCATCACGACAGCAAAATCGCTGTATTTGACCTGGGTGGTGGTACATTTGATATCTCTATCCTGGAATTAGGTGATGGCGTTTTTGAAGTAAAATCTACCAATGGTGATACCCACCTGGGTGGTGATGACTTTGATAAAGTGATCATGGACTGGCTGGCAGATGAATTCAAGAAAGACGAAGCAGTAGATTTACATAAAGATCCAATGTCATGGCAGCGTTTGAAGGAAGCTTCAGAAAAAGCCAAGATTGAATTGTCATCTTCTTCAGAAACAGAAATCAATCTTCCTTATATCACAGCGGTGGATGGCGTTCCTAAACACCTGGTGAAAAAATTAACCCGCGCAAAATTTGAGCAGTTGAGCGACAGCCTGGTGGAAAGAACACTGGAGCCTTGCCGTAAAGCACTGAAAGATGCCGGAATGAATACTTCCGAAATCGACGAAATTATCCTGGTGGGTGGTTCTACCCGTATTCCTAAAATTCAGGAAGTAGTAGAGAAATTTTTCGGAAAGAAACCAAACAGGGGTGTAAACCCGGATGAAGTAGTGGCTTTAGGTGCTGCGATTCAGGGTGGTGTATTAACAGGAGAAGTGAAGGACGTACTGTTACTGGACGTTACGCCACTGTCTCTCGGTATCGAAACAATGGGTGGTGTAATGACCAAACTGATCGAATCCAATACCACGATCCCAACCAAAAAATCAGAAACATTCTCTACAGCAGCTGATAGTCAGCCTAGCGTAGAAATCCATGTACTGCAAGGTGAAAGGCCAATGGCTGCTCAGAACAGAACACTGGGACGTTTCATTTTAGGTGATATTCCTCCGGCTCCACGTGGTGTTCCACAGATCGAAGTGATCTTCGATATCGATGCCAACGGTATCCTGCACGTAACTGCAAAGGATAAAGGCACCGGTAAAACACAGAACATCAAGATCGAAGCTGGTAGCGGTTTGAGCAAAGAAGAAATCGAAAAGATGAAAGCGGAAGCGAAAGCAAACGAATCATCCGATAAAGAACAACGCGAACAGATCGAAAAGCTGAATAAAGCAGATAGCCTCATATTCCAGACTGAAAAACAGATCAAAGAATATGGTGAGAAATTACCTGCTGATAAAAAAGCAACCATCGAAACAGCCCTTAACAAGCTGAGAGAAGCACATAAATCTCAGGATAGCGCACAACTGGATACTGCAACTGCAGAACTGGAAGCTGCCTGGACTGCTGCTTCTGAAGAGCTGTACAAGGCCACCCAGGGTCAGCCCGAAGGTGCACAGGCAAATGCAGGCCAGCAACAGGGCCAGCCAGGTGCTGCTAACGATGGCGTAACTGACGCGGAATTTGAAGAAGTGAAATAG